TTGCCTCCCGCCGGTGGGCGCCAATCTACATGCACAACTGTTGCTGCTTGATTCTGAAGGCTCTCGGTGAACGACATCAATCCGACATTGATGGCTTTCATCGGCTGCTCAAGAACAGTTAAATCAACTTCCGGATAAATTTCCGGAGGTGATAAACCCTGCAAACGCTCGCCGACATATTTGGCTGCAGAACTAATATTAGTCTCAACATGTGCGCCGGCATCTTTTAATTGTTTCATTTGTGAGTTTATATCCTGGGGGTCCTCATCTGTGCCAACCAATACTATCACGAATTCTAACTCTCGTCCGGTATTTTTGGCGTTAGCGCGAGCCTTTTCAATAGCAGGAGATAATTCACCGGCAGGATCCGGGTGGGATCCATGACCCAGGACCACATCCAAAAGGATCATGGCAACCTCGGGATCGTTAGCTTCCTGAGAGAGACGTTCTAAACGAAGAGTATTATCCATCATTGGATGGGGGCGTCCGACTGTAAATTCATCTTCACCCAGATCGATGATCGTATGCTCTTTGCTTGTATTTGATTCCGGTAACTTGAATTCTTTCTTCAACGGAATATTAGAATATACAGCGGGTAAATAATTTTGCAGAATGAGCAATGTTTCATAAGCTAAGGTGCCACCGGAAAACAATCCCCGGACATAGCATTTCTGTGAAGTGAATTCAGCCCATTGAATTTGTTTAGATGAATCGGCATCGATCTTGGAATTAACAAGTTTAGTAGCTAGTTTTGCTGTTTCTTGCAAAGATGTTGCAAAGTGAATATTATTACCCATTTTTGCATCGGGGGGAATAATATGTCCGATGAAATTGATCACAACAGGTTTATTGATTTTCATAGCAGTTTGTAACAATTTAGCGGCAATCTTTTCTGAAGGCGGTTTTGAGATGAGAACGATACTCTTTGTTTCGGGATCACGACTTAGTAGGTTAAGGGCCTGGAATGCGGTTATGCCACCAACGTCCTTACTTAGATCTCTTCCTCCGGTTCCTATAGCATGAGTAATCCCGCTGCCCAATTGATGGATCGAGGCAGATACCTGCTGCAAACCGGTTCCTGAAGCTCCCACAAGTCCTATGGGTCCTTGCCTGATTTGATTGGCAAAGCCAAGGCCGACTCCATTGATAATCGCAGTTCCGCAATCCGGACCCATAATCAATAAGCCCTGGCTTGCAGCCTCTTTCTTTAGAGAGAGTTCGTCTTTTACGGGAACATTGTCACTATATAGAAAGACATGTTTATGCATGCGAAGTGCTTGAAAAGCGACATCAGCAGCATATTGCCCAGGTACAGAAACAAGTACCCAATTTGCGCCTGGTAACATCTTGGCTGCTGCTCCGAGGCTTTTGGGTAAATAATTTTGATCTAAACTACCGCTTCGTTTAGATAGAAGTGGATCGATTTGACTTAATGCTGATTTGACGGCGGTTTGATCAAAACCCTTTACACTGATTATGAGATCGTCAGCTTGAGCAGACTCAGCTTCGGCTGTTAATAGTCCGTTTTGCTTTAGTATGTCTTTGTTTATTGCAGTTCCCATCATTACGCCGACATTCACGATACCCGGTAGCGAATTAAGGGATGCTTGTAACTGCATTAGAACAACAGAATCATAATAAGCACCCCTGCGAATTTCTGTGATTGTTTCAGGCATTTTGATTTACATCACTTATATGAAGCTTATTATAGCTTATTTTTCAGGTGTCAAATAGGTGTCACCTTAGTCATTGTTTTAAATAACCTAAATTTCATTTCTAACATTTCTTAAATTAGTATAATTCGGCTTGGGTGTCATATAGGTGTCAATTATGGGTTGTTAATAGCATTGTGAAATGTGTACTTTATGCAATTGTCCTTGACTTTAGTACTTAGGTAGGTTAGCTTACGACTGCTTTACATTAGGTTACATTACTTTACATTATCTTTCAACTGTTATTCATGGTGAATAAAAAAAACCTGTAAACAGTCGATAATAGTAAGGAGGTAAATAGATTAACTACAAACAAAAAAGAAGGAGTGATATAAGAAGAACACAGCCTTCGATTGTTAATTTTAGCGTAAAACTACCGGCAACTGTCAAGAAGAAAGGGGTGTATTACATTTCTTGCTGTCCATTATTAGACGTTGTGTCTCAGGGTAAAACTGAAAATAAAGCGCTTGAGAATTTAATAGATGCATTGTCATTATTTTTTATATCATGCTTCGAAAGAGAAACCTTATTCGAGGTATTAAAAGAATGCGGATTTGCCCCTGCTTCTACTAAACCAACAAAACGTGATTTCGACAAATATATTGATGTTCCAATTCCATTTGAAGTAAACAAAGGGGTTTACAATGCCCAGGCTGTCCCCAGTTAGGTGGCAAGTTCTCAAGTGTATTTTTGAAAAAAATGGTTTTAGATTTGAAAGAGAAAGTGGGGTCATATAGTACTTTCGAAAGAAGGTGTACTGAGACCTGTTATAATCCCCAAATATAAAAGCATTGGCGTCGACATTATTAGAAGCAATATGCGTACAGCAAATATGACAAGAGATAAGTATTTCCAATATTTAAATGAGTGCTAGTTCTTTGCTCGCCAATATTCCTCCTTCCCTTAACCCTTCCGCTCCTCCCGGATCCTATCCAGGCTGCACTTGCACCCTGATATAATTTCGGGTGCGTACGAGACCCCTGTTAGCTTGGCTAACTGATTCATCGGGTGTCAATGCCCGACACCCATACGACACCTGGCCATATGTAATATATTGAGGTTTAAATCCTAATCGCCAATTCATAATTATTTGTTATTGTTGGGTTTAACGAATGAAGCCTGCCAGGCTCGAACTTGTGATCAGCTAAGTTAGGATCAGCAGGTGTAGAAAAAGTGACATCCGGCTTATCTTCTGTTGGCTCACCACTGGTGACCAAAAGTATCCAACTGCTTTGAAAGTTTAGAACGGGATGTGCCTCCATATTCCCGATAAACTTTAGCCCCAAGATCATCACTGTAAAACCAGTTTGATTTTTAGATATCACTAACAACAAGTAATAGTGTTAGTTCAACTCCTGCAGTAGGAAAATCGTTTTCCATAGTTACTCCTAGTTCAATTGACTGGTTTGAAAATTACTCGAGAAAAATGAACTAAGCATCCAGATCATATGCAATTTTAAACCATCTTTTCACATCATCATCAATATCTTCAATTGATGAGATGGCAAATCGGTGAGTAATACGATCTCCCTTCGCAATTCCTCCGGTATCGATCAATCGATCCGAAAATGAATCCTGGTATTTTTTTAATGCTAATCCGAAATCAATCCGCGTGCGGGTTGTGGGCTTAATTTGTGCAAAAACATTTTGGTGATAAAAAGGTACGATTGTTTTGCACGGACATATTTTAACGTCATTGCCAAGAGACTGGCCTAACTTGATCAATTTATCATGGATCGGACGAAGTCCGGATTTAGGGCCGGCATACATTTCCTTCACATAAAATTCTGCTATCTTTAAATATTCATTTGAATCCGTATCTTCGGATGTCTTACCTACGGAACGTTCCGCAATCAACATGGCGGTTGTACTCCCGAGTTTATGTTCTTTTTTCAGCCAATCTCGGCGCTCTTCTACCCCATTTACCCCGGATTGATTTACAAGCTCGATCCAATTCTCGATTGACTTGCCGGTCTTATCCGGAAGATTCCTGATAATTGCCTGTGCATAAGCTACAGCAGGATGGATACTATATATTGAATGGGTCATGCTTGTTTGCGTAGACATTGGTTTGAACTCCTAAAACTAAGGAATGAAAATATTTTGATTTTCATAATTTAAAATAGTGACAAGATTTAATTAATATAAGGTTCAAAGGTATGAATTTTTTCATTGGTTTTAAAGCAAAATAGTATTCAAATTAGCCTAACTGAATTATAATAATATAATTCAACTTGATAACCTTATTTGGTGATTTAAATTAGATCATTGAAAATACAAGGTTAAATTTGTTACAAGGTTAATTTATCATCGATTAGTATGACCACTTTCAAATGAATCCAAGAAATTACGAGGTGAGTTATGTTTGAGAAAAACACTTTGAATGGAAAATCGATACTTGTCACGGGTGGCAGCAGCGGATTGGGTTTATCCATGGCAAAACATTTTGCTAAATTTGGCGCTAAAGTGGCGATTTGTGGGCGAAACCAGGATAAGCTTAACAAAGCAGCTGATGAATTAAATAAAATCGGATCGCAGGTATTTGCATATTCCATAGATGTTCGTGATTATGATGGAGTCGGAAAAATGATAGAGCGCATAATCGACGAATTTGGGGAATTAAACGGATTGGTAAATAATGCTGCTGGCAATTTTTTGAGCGCAACAGAGGATTTAAGTCCTAATGGATTCAAAGCCATTGTTGATATCGTTCTTCATGGTACATTCAATGCAACACATCATTTCGGCAAACGATTAATCGAATCAAAAAAGTCCGGTACAATTCTGAATATCGTAACAACATATGCTGAAAGTGGTTGTGGATTTGTACTGCCATCCGCGTGTGCAAAGGCAGGTGTGCTTGCCATGACCAAATCTCTGGCTTTTGAATGGGCGACTTATGGAATTCGATTAAACGCTATTGCTCCCGGTCCGTTTCCAACGGAAGGGGCTTGGACTCGA
Above is a genomic segment from candidate division KSB1 bacterium containing:
- the fdrA gene encoding acyl-CoA synthetase FdrA; its protein translation is MPETITEIRRGAYYDSVVLMQLQASLNSLPGIVNVGVMMGTAINKDILKQNGLLTAEAESAQADDLIISVKGFDQTAVKSALSQIDPLLSKRSGSLDQNYLPKSLGAAAKMLPGANWVLVSVPGQYAADVAFQALRMHKHVFLYSDNVPVKDELSLKKEAASQGLLIMGPDCGTAIINGVGLGFANQIRQGPIGLVGASGTGLQQVSASIHQLGSGITHAIGTGGRDLSKDVGGITAFQALNLLSRDPETKSIVLISKPPSEKIAAKLLQTAMKINKPVVINFIGHIIPPDAKMGNNIHFATSLQETAKLATKLVNSKIDADSSKQIQWAEFTSQKCYVRGLFSGGTLAYETLLILQNYLPAVYSNIPLKKEFKLPESNTSKEHTIIDLGEDEFTVGRPHPMMDNTLRLERLSQEANDPEVAMILLDVVLGHGSHPDPAGELSPAIEKARANAKNTGRELEFVIVLVGTDEDPQDINSQMKQLKDAGAHVETNISSAAKYVGERLQGLSPPEIYPEVDLTVLEQPMKAINVGLMSFTESLQNQAATVVHVDWRPPAGGNEDLIAILQRMKNK
- a CDS encoding DUF4287 domain-containing protein, which translates into the protein MSTQTSMTHSIYSIHPAVAYAQAIIRNLPDKTGKSIENWIELVNQSGVNGVEERRDWLKKEHKLGSTTAMLIAERSVGKTSEDTDSNEYLKIAEFYVKEMYAGPKSGLRPIHDKLIKLGQSLGNDVKICPCKTIVPFYHQNVFAQIKPTTRTRIDFGLALKKYQDSFSDRLIDTGGIAKGDRITHRFAISSIEDIDDDVKRWFKIAYDLDA
- a CDS encoding SDR family oxidoreductase produces the protein MFEKNTLNGKSILVTGGSSGLGLSMAKHFAKFGAKVAICGRNQDKLNKAADELNKIGSQVFAYSIDVRDYDGVGKMIERIIDEFGELNGLVNNAAGNFLSATEDLSPNGFKAIVDIVLHGTFNATHHFGKRLIESKKSGTILNIVTTYAESGCGFVLPSACAKAGVLAMTKSLAFEWATYGIRLNAIAPGPFPTEGAWTRLMPDKETEEKFKKRIAMGRYGEHYELANLAVYLMSDLSPYLTGDCITIDGGERLLAGQFNYLAEIAPRPELRKVLQMMKPKK